In Nicotiana tabacum cultivar K326 chromosome 21, ASM71507v2, whole genome shotgun sequence, one DNA window encodes the following:
- the LOC142175421 gene encoding putative alpha,alpha-trehalose-phosphate synthase [UDP-forming] 11: protein MLSRSCFNLLNFDQYPYSVDRARIPRVMTFPGIISEFDEEDLEGNNSNVEVENEYERRIIVANQLPVKAYRDSETKKWCFEWDRYALDTLILQLKDGFSPNVEIIYVGCLKAEVDLSEQDEVAQFLLDKFRCVPTFLPLDLINKFYHGFCKHYLWPLFHYMLPVTPSHGVRFDKSMWQAYVSANKIFADKVYEVINPDEDYVWIQDYHLMVLPTFLRRRYNRVKVGFFLHSPFPSSEIYRTLPVREEILRALLNCDLVGFQTFDYARHFLSCCSRMLGLDYQSKRGYIGLDYYGRTVTIKILPVGIHMGQLQNVMSLPDTGKKAKELKEKYEGKIVMLGIDDMDMFKGIGLKFLAMGRLLDENPVLRGKVVLVQITNPPRSKGSDVQEVQKEVNRIASEINKKYGKPGYKPIVCINGPVSTQDKIAHYAISECVVVNAVRDGMNLVPYEYTVSRQGSDNLDKALQLDGPTASRKSVIIVSEFVGCSPSLSGAIRVNPWNIDSVSEAMGLAVTMPDPEKELRHEKHYKYVSSHDVAYWARSFDQDLQRACAEHYHKRCWGIGFGLGFRVVALGPNFRKLSVEHIVSAYNRTNSRLILLDYDGTMMPEDKVNKAPGEEVISVLNSLCSDPKNVVFIVSGRGKDSLSQWLSPCPRLGLSAEHGYFTRWSKDSEWESRPIAADMDWKRVALPVMEHYTEATDGSSIEQKESALVWHHQEADPDFGAWQAKELLDHLESVLANEPVVVKRGQHIVEVKPQNISKGIVVESLMASMKSRGMSPDFVLCIGDDRSDEDMFESIASHVSNHFLLDKAEVFACTVGQKPSMAKFYLDDTVEVIKMLQGLSAASGQLPKLPNRGTSVEVVTA, encoded by the exons ATGTTGTCGCGATCTTGTTTCAATTTGCTAAATTTTGACCAGTATCCCTACAGTGTTGATCGGGCCAGAATCCCAAGAGTCATGACTTTTCCAGGGATTATATCTGAATTTGATGAGGAGGACTTGGAAGGGAATAATAGTAATGTTGAGGTGGAGAATGAATATGAGAGAAGAATCATTGTTGCCAACCAGTTGCCAGTCAAAGCTTATAGGGATTCTGAAACCAAGAAATGGTGCTTTGAATGGGACAGATATGCGTTGGACACTTTGATTTTGCAGCTCAAAGATGGGTTTTCACCAAATGTAGAGATTATATATGTGGGGTGTTTGAAAGCAGAGGTTGATCTTTCAGAACAAGATGAAGTGGCTCAATTTCTGTTGGACAAGTTTAGGTGTGTGCCCACTTTCTTGCCTTTGGATTTAATAAACAAGTTTTATCATGGTTTTTGCAAGCACTATCTATGGCCTTTGTTTCATTACATGTTGCCTGTTACCCCTAGCCATGGAGTCAGGTTTGACAAGTCTATGTGGCAGGCTTATGTCTCAGCAAACAAGATTTTTGCTGATAAGGTTTATGAAGTGATCAATCCAGATGAAGATTATGTATGGATTCAAGATTATCACCTTATGGTCCTGCCTACTTTCTTGAGGAGAAGGTACAATAGAGTAAAGGTTGGGTTTTTTCTTCATAGTCCTTTTCCATCATCTGAAATATACCGAACATTGCCTGTTAGGGAAGAGATTTTAAGGGCTTTATTGAATTGTGATCTTGTAGGCTTCCAGACATTTGATTATGCTAGGCATTTCTTATCATGTTGTAGTCGGATGTTGGGTTTGGACTATCAATCCAAGAGGGGTTACATTGGTCTTGACTATTATGGTAGAACTGTGACCATTAAAATCCTTCCAGTTGGTATTCACATGGGACAACTCCAAAATGTTATGTCACTACCAGACACGGGAAAGAAAGCAAAGGAGTTGAAAGAAAAATATGAGGGGAAAATTGTGATGTTAGGTATTGATGATATGGACATGTTTAAAGGAATTGGTCTAAAGTTTCTGGCAATGGGGAGGCTTCTAGATGAGAACCCTGTCTTGAGGGGTAAAGTGGTATTGGTTCAGATCACCAACCCCCCTAGAAGTAAAGGGAGTGATGTCCAAGAGGTTCAAAAAGAGGTCAACAGAATTGCAAgtgaaattaataaaaaatatggcAAACCGGGGTACAAGCCGATTGTTTGTATCAATGGTCCAGTTTCTACTCAAGACAAGATTGCACATTATGCAATCTCTGAGTGTGTTGTTGTTAATGCTGTTAGAGATGGGATGAACTTGGTGCCTTATGAGTATACGGTCTCTAGGCAGGGCAGCGATAATTTGGATAAGGCCTTGCAGCTAGATGGTCCTACTGCTTCCAGAAAGAGTGTGATTATTGTCTCTGAATTCGTTGGGTGCTCGCCATCTCTTAGTGGTGCAATCCGTGTAAATCCTTGGAATATTGACAGTGTATCTGAGGCTATGGGTTTGGCAGTGACCATGCCAGATCCAGAAAAAGAATTGCGCCACGAGAAGCATTACAAATATGTTTCTTCTCATGATGTGGCATATTGGGCTAGGAGTTTCGATCAGGACCTTCAAAGAGCTTGTGCCGAGCATTATCACAagagatgttggggcattggttttGGTCTTGGCTTCAGGGTTGTTGCCCTCGGTCCTAATTTCAGGAAGCTTTCGGTGGAACATATTGTCTCTGCTTACAACAGGACAAATAGCAGGCTTATCTTGCTTGATTACGATGGTACAATGATGCCCGAGGATAAAGTGAATAAAGCTCCTGGTGAAGAAGTCATCTCAGTTTTGAACAGTTTATGTAGTGATCCAAAGAATGTTGTTTTTATAGTGAGTGGCAGAGGTAAGGATTCTTTGAGTCAGTGGTTATCTCCATGTCCAAGACTCGGGCTATCAGCTGAACATGGTTATTTTACAAG GTGGAGTAAGGATTCGGAATGGGAATCACGTCCGATAGCTGCAGACATGGACTGGAAAAGGGTAGCATTGCCTGTTATGGAGCATTATACAGAGGCAACAGATGGTTCGTCAATAGAGCAAAAGGAGAGTGCCCTAGTGTGGCATCATCAAGAAGCCGACCCTGACTTTGGTGCTTGGCAAGCAAAAGAGCTTCTTGATCACTTGGAGAGTGTACTAGCTAATGAACCTGTGGTTGTGAAAAGAGGCCAACACATAGTTGAGGTGAAACCACAG AATATAAGCAAAGGCATAGTTGTTGAGAGTCTGATGGCGTCAATGAAGAGCAGAGGGATGTCACCAGATTTTGTTTTGTGCATAGGCGATGACAGATCAGACGAAGACATGTTTGAGAGCATTGCAAGTCATGTGTCCAACCATTTTTTGCTTGATAAAGCAGAAGTGTTTGCTTGCACTGTTGGTCAGAAACCAAGTATGGCCAAATTCTATCTTGATGATACAGTTGAAGTTATAAAAATGCTTCAAGGCCTTTCAGCAGCATCAGGGCAACTGCCTAAATTGCCAAATCGTGGAACCTCCGTTGAAGTCGTCACTGCATAG